The nucleotide sequence TTCTTACGCTAAATAACTTTCTATATTGTCATTGCCTGTAACAATCAATAATACTTTACCTTCGTCCATATCTTCTTCATAGTTTTCAGACTCAGCTTCTGAGAAACCAATCTCTTGAAGCTTAGATCTTAGTTCGTCACCTTTTTTCGCAAACATATTACCTACCGCATTTTTTAAGTCTTGTTCAGAGAATCCGATAGTGTTTGCACCTGCATTATTTGCGATTCTTTTCGTACGATCATCGTCATGTGATAAAACATAAACATCGTCGCGTCTTACACCGTTTTCACTTAATTTTTTAATGTCTTCCACTAACTTTTCGTCGTTTGTGTATTCACGGATAAATGGCATATAATTCACCTCTCCTTTGATTGTGTGATTACATTATGGTGTTTACCCCTTATTACTTTGGCTAAACGTATTGGTGAATTTGACATAGAATTGTAATGTTAATAGCCTGATTCATCCGAAGTTAAGTTGTCCAACGCTTTGTAGTCATGTGTTTTAAGCGGTTTTTCCGCAGGCCCTTCAAATACTTCACCCTTATAAGTGAATCTTGATCCATGACAAGGGCAATCCCACGTTCTTTCCGCTTCATTCCAATTTACTTCGCAACCTGCGTGTGTGCATGTGGTATCTACTATGAAGACTTCTCCATTGGTATCTTTGTACGCGCCTTTTCTTTGACCATCTATTTCTACATGGATTCCTTGATCAGGTTCCAAGCCGGAAATATGATCTCTCGGGTGATCCAATTTACCTTTTATGAACTCAGTAGCCATGGACCCTGCTTCCATAGCAAACTCTCTCACACGCGGATGATCCTTCCACCGAGCTGGAGTAAATAGTCCTTCGTATGGATTTACATCCCCAGTAATCGTATTCTTCATTACTTTTGCAGCCACCAGACTGTTGGTCATTCCCCATTTTCTGAAGCCTGTCGCTACTAAGACATCATTCGTATTAGATGTTAAAGGTCCGATATAAGGGAGCTTATCAACGGTCACTAGGTCTTGGGTAGACCACCTAAAGAGAATTTCTTCGATTCCGAACACTTCTTTCCCGAATTTTTCTAATAGTTTATAGCGTTTCATTGTTTCTGTTTCTTTGCCAGCCTTATGACTCTCGCCGCCGATCAACAAAATGTCTTCTCCGTTATATTTAGTTAACCTGACGGAACGTGTGGCCGAGTCGATACCAAGATGCATGCCATCAATTTTATTTAGTTTGGATTTTGCCGCAATAACATAAGAGCGTTCAGCATGCATTTTTGCCGAATATAAACCTATTCCTTCATAAAAAGGGAAGTGGGAGGCAATAATTACTTTTGCTGCAGTAATCCGTTGCTTGTTTCTAGTATGAACAATGGGGCGAGGGCTATCTGTATCAATCTTAACTGCAGTAGTATCTTCAAAAATTTTAACACCCTGATCGGAGATTTCTCGGATCAGATGGTTCAAATATTTCAAGGGATGGAACTGCGCCTGATTCTCCATAATGAGTGCGTTCTCTACAGATAAATTGAAAGGTAGCTCATTCACTAACTGTCCTTTGATATTCAATTTTTCATAAGCTTGAGATTCTTCTACGATCTTATCTGCATTTTCACCCGTATCCGAAAAAATATAAGCGTCTTTCTTTTCTAAATCGCAATCAATATTCATTTCCTTGATCAAACGTTCATAGGTACTCATCGCATCTGATTGAGCTTCATAATATAATCTAGCTTCTTTCTCACTAAAACTATTTATTAAGTCATTATAGATGAGGCCATGCTGGGCAGTGAGTTTAGCAGTTGTATGACCAGTTGTTCCACTGCAGAGCTTTCCAGAGTCGATCAATGCTATAGATAAATTCTCTTGAGAAAGCAAATAAGCAGTATTGATTCCTGTAATACCACCTCCGACTATTACAACATCAACATTCAAATCTTCTTCTAATGAAGAGAATGTTGGGGTACTTTCTTTTGCTAGCCAAAGGGATTTAGATTCATTGGGTAACAGAGATGATGTATTTTTCATAAAAAATCCTCCTCAAATCAACATTAATTATCATTTTTTACTTATTGAACTCGTTTTATTCGTGTCGAAGATTGTCTAAATATTTTAATGCATTAAAGTTATAGTATAAGGCTGATTATCAGAAAATTTTGTAGTATAATTATATATACTATGTTTATAATTTTTAGTCGTTTAGACCTATATTATTGAAAAGATCGAGCAGGAAGATATATAGAGAAGGAATCTTTTAAAAAAGGAGTCAATTGTTATGTGTGAAAAAGAATTATTGAAAAGTGTATTCATGCATGGAATTGAAGATATGGTTTTTGTAATGAGGGTAGAAGGAAGCGATACATTCGTCTATGACTTCTTGAATAATTCTGCTAAAGAGAAGACCCATTTTACCGACGATGTGATCGGTAAAGATATGAGGGATGTAATCCAAGGCTCATCCTTACCTTTTTTATTAGAAAAATATGCATTTGTCGTTGCAAATAAACATACGGTAACTTTTGAAGATTCCTTTCACTCTCCAAAGTCTAAAGATTATGTAAACGAGACTCGTTTAAACCCATTATTCAATGAAAATGGCGAATGTACTCATGTAGTCGCTGTTACGAGGGATATTACAGAATTAAAAGAGGCGGAGAAGGCAAGGAACGAATCTAAGAGAATATTAGAGCACAGTAAGCAGCGTTATAAATCTCTATTTGAAAATAATACTGATTCCATATTCTCGGTTGATAAGCAAGGAATCCTACAAGAAGTCAACCTTGCTTTTGAAAAGTTATCAGGATATACCAAAGAAGAACTGATTGGCAGGTCGACCTTTGATATTCTTCATGAATCATTGCAGCGTAAATCTTTAAGAAACTTCTTAAGAACACTAAAAGGTGAGCCCCAGTCTTTTGAAGCTTCGATTAGCAATAAAAAAGGTGCTCGCTTCGATCTAATGGTAATAACTACTCCGATTATTATAAAAGGGGAGATTGTCGGTATCTATGTTGTTGTCAAAAATATTAGCGAACAACGTCATGCGCAAAGGATTTTGAAAGAGAGCGAGGAGCGTTTCCGATTAATCGCAGAGAGTTCACATGACTTGATTACTTTATTGGATCATGATGGAAATATCATTTATGCTTCTCCTTCCTATAGACAAGTTGTAGGTTTTTCGCCTGAACAATACATAGGGCACTCACTGTTATACAATGTTCACTCTGAAGATCACAAGAATATTATGGATGGTTTTATCACGTCCATCAATGAAAGTTCATTGATTTCTCTGGAGTATCGAGCAAAGCATTCATCTAAAGGGTGGAATTGGTTTGAAATGAATGGACGCCCGATCTTCGATGAGGAAGGTGGATTTTTGCATATGGTGGTAGTGTCTCGTGACGTTACACATCGTAAGCAATATGAAGATAAGTTGAAGTTATT is from Halalkalibacillus sediminis and encodes:
- a CDS encoding general stress protein; translated protein: MPFIREYTNDEKLVEDIKKLSENGVRRDDVYVLSHDDDRTKRIANNAGANTIGFSEQDLKNAVGNMFAKKGDELRSKLQEIGFSEAESENYEEDMDEGKVLLIVTGNDNIESYLA
- a CDS encoding FAD-dependent oxidoreductase produces the protein MKNTSSLLPNESKSLWLAKESTPTFSSLEEDLNVDVVIVGGGITGINTAYLLSQENLSIALIDSGKLCSGTTGHTTAKLTAQHGLIYNDLINSFSEKEARLYYEAQSDAMSTYERLIKEMNIDCDLEKKDAYIFSDTGENADKIVEESQAYEKLNIKGQLVNELPFNLSVENALIMENQAQFHPLKYLNHLIREISDQGVKIFEDTTAVKIDTDSPRPIVHTRNKQRITAAKVIIASHFPFYEGIGLYSAKMHAERSYVIAAKSKLNKIDGMHLGIDSATRSVRLTKYNGEDILLIGGESHKAGKETETMKRYKLLEKFGKEVFGIEEILFRWSTQDLVTVDKLPYIGPLTSNTNDVLVATGFRKWGMTNSLVAAKVMKNTITGDVNPYEGLFTPARWKDHPRVREFAMEAGSMATEFIKGKLDHPRDHISGLEPDQGIHVEIDGQRKGAYKDTNGEVFIVDTTCTHAGCEVNWNEAERTWDCPCHGSRFTYKGEVFEGPAEKPLKTHDYKALDNLTSDESGY
- a CDS encoding bifunctional diguanylate cyclase/phosphodiesterase, translated to MCEKELLKSVFMHGIEDMVFVMRVEGSDTFVYDFLNNSAKEKTHFTDDVIGKDMRDVIQGSSLPFLLEKYAFVVANKHTVTFEDSFHSPKSKDYVNETRLNPLFNENGECTHVVAVTRDITELKEAEKARNESKRILEHSKQRYKSLFENNTDSIFSVDKQGILQEVNLAFEKLSGYTKEELIGRSTFDILHESLQRKSLRNFLRTLKGEPQSFEASISNKKGARFDLMVITTPIIIKGEIVGIYVVVKNISEQRHAQRILKESEERFRLIAESSHDLITLLDHDGNIIYASPSYRQVVGFSPEQYIGHSLLYNVHSEDHKNIMDGFITSINESSLISLEYRAKHSSKGWNWFEMNGRPIFDEEGGFLHMVVVSRDVTHRKQYEDKLKLFAYHDPLTDLPNRRLFQTHLTDAMNDYHQNGHKFAILMLDLDNFKAINDHKGHDFGDDVIREFSHRIKKCLRGNDTVARLGGDEFIAIVHHIESKQDVIEIVERMREQLNHTWEVRGEEVELTTSVGITMPNTEDITPEALMKQVDDALYRAKGAGKNTYQVSK